A single Phytohabitans houttuyneae DNA region contains:
- a CDS encoding acyl carrier protein, producing MLGHRDAARVAADRGFLELGFDSLTAIDLRNTLGAATGLRLTNTLIFDHPNPAALADHLRDQLLPAPAAAVPDPVAELRTASTEEIFAFIDRNLGRQQVGGAA from the coding sequence GTGCTCGGGCACCGGGACGCCGCCCGCGTCGCCGCCGACCGCGGCTTCCTGGAGCTGGGCTTCGACTCGCTCACCGCGATCGACCTGCGCAACACCCTCGGAGCGGCGACCGGGCTGCGGCTGACCAACACGCTGATCTTCGACCATCCCAACCCGGCCGCGCTCGCCGACCACCTGCGCGACCAGCTGCTGCCGGCGCCCGCGGCGGCCGTACCGGACCCGGTGGCCGAGCTGCGTACCGCCAGCACCGAAGAGATCTTCGCGTTCATCGACCGGAACCTCGGCAGACAGCAGGTGGGAGGCGCCGCGTGA
- a CDS encoding nuclear transport factor 2 family protein, with translation MPDEETRKRIVLEYAARMNAGDVDRVLELFADDIVFEDPVGITPIVGREAVRHHIAWSIAFKVHETPGRPVCAMDDRQVSLPMVVTVQIPTRLAFRIVSVIEVGDDDLVHRARAFWGLTDTTVGDGSKPTGVAEFMEVTASLARLSTERFGAAGPPPSRNGALP, from the coding sequence ATGCCTGACGAGGAGACCCGCAAACGGATCGTGCTGGAGTACGCCGCCCGGATGAACGCCGGCGACGTCGACCGGGTCCTGGAGCTGTTCGCCGACGACATCGTCTTCGAGGACCCGGTCGGCATCACCCCGATCGTCGGCCGGGAGGCGGTACGCCACCACATCGCCTGGTCGATCGCGTTCAAGGTGCACGAGACCCCGGGCCGGCCGGTGTGTGCCATGGACGACCGCCAGGTGTCCCTGCCGATGGTGGTGACCGTACAGATCCCGACCCGGCTGGCGTTCCGCATCGTCAGCGTGATCGAGGTCGGCGACGACGATCTGGTGCACCGCGCGCGGGCCTTCTGGGGGCTGACCGACACCACGGTCGGCGACGGTTCCAAACCGACCGGGGTGGCCGAGTTCATGGAGGTCACCGCGAGCCTGGCGCGGCTGAGCACCGAGCGTTTCGGCGCGGCCGGCCCGCCGCCGTCGCGCAACGGCGCCCTCCCGTGA
- a CDS encoding phosphopantetheine-binding protein, with the protein MARLGVRPLSTPHGLRLLDAAARHGASYVVAADVGARPGDGLPAVFRAVAAAAGHAPRAAAGTASAPVDWAGRLAGLTAPEQERLLLDLVRASAATVLGHADPRAVRADAPFKDLGFDSLTSVELRNRLNAATGLRLPATLVFRYPTPAAVAGHLRAELGPEPGSGDPVGQVATGLGGPLLTPLARLEQALSADLPDGDARGELARRLEALLSRVNDGTSTTTAVDATVLASASDEEMFALIDRELSA; encoded by the coding sequence ATGGCCCGGCTCGGTGTCCGGCCGCTCAGCACCCCGCACGGCCTCCGGCTGCTCGACGCGGCGGCCCGACATGGAGCGTCCTATGTGGTCGCGGCCGACGTGGGGGCCCGCCCGGGTGACGGGCTGCCGGCGGTCTTCCGCGCGGTCGCCGCGGCTGCGGGGCACGCCCCGCGGGCGGCCGCGGGTACCGCATCCGCGCCGGTCGACTGGGCCGGGCGGCTGGCCGGACTCACCGCGCCCGAGCAGGAGCGGCTGCTGCTCGACCTGGTACGGGCGAGCGCGGCAACCGTCCTCGGGCACGCCGACCCGCGAGCGGTACGCGCCGACGCGCCGTTCAAGGACCTGGGCTTCGACTCGCTGACCTCGGTGGAGCTGCGCAACCGGCTGAACGCCGCGACCGGCCTGCGGCTGCCGGCCACGCTGGTGTTCCGCTACCCGACGCCCGCCGCGGTGGCCGGGCACCTCCGCGCGGAACTCGGGCCGGAGCCGGGAAGCGGCGATCCAGTCGGGCAGGTGGCGACCGGCCTGGGCGGCCCGCTGCTGACCCCGCTGGCCCGGCTCGAACAGGCGCTCAGCGCCGACCTGCCCGACGGCGACGCCCGCGGCGAGCTGGCCCGGCGGCTGGAGGCGCTGCTGTCGCGGGTCAACGACGGCACGAGCACCACAACGGCGGTCGACGCGACGGTGCTCGCGTCGGCGTCGGACGAGGAGATGTTCGCGCTAATCGACCGCGAGTTGTCGGCGTGA
- a CDS encoding HAD-IIIC family phosphatase yields MADPTMVKCLIWDLDNTLWHGTLSEDPEVRLRDDVLAVVAELDARGILQSVSSKNDHEPAWDRLVELGLADYFVVPQIGWGRKSDAVRRIAERLQFAEGTIAFIDDQPAERAEVLYHAPQVRCYTPEQLGTLLRLPEFSPRTVTVDARRRRQMYQASFQREAAQSEFDGPDEEFLRSLGLRMRIGRATGDELTRVEELTLRTSQMNATGVHYPDSVLRALLDDPDHEVLVATMADRFGPHGAVGVLLLARHTSVWHLKLLLTSCRVLSFGAGAAIVNWLTDQAAQAGKHLLADFRPTARNRMMEIAYRFAGYTDDPCDCRADLAPAGENVQRLHLLPVRQPALTTMSLDAVDLAGAAAVR; encoded by the coding sequence ATGGCCGACCCCACCATGGTGAAGTGCCTGATTTGGGATCTGGACAACACCCTGTGGCACGGCACCCTGTCCGAGGACCCCGAGGTGAGGCTGCGCGACGATGTGCTCGCCGTCGTCGCCGAGCTCGACGCGCGCGGCATCCTCCAGTCCGTGTCCAGCAAGAACGACCACGAGCCGGCCTGGGACCGCCTGGTGGAGCTGGGGCTGGCCGACTACTTCGTCGTGCCGCAGATCGGCTGGGGCCGCAAGTCCGACGCGGTACGGCGGATCGCCGAGCGGTTGCAGTTCGCCGAGGGCACGATCGCCTTCATCGACGACCAGCCGGCCGAGCGCGCCGAGGTCCTCTACCACGCACCGCAGGTGCGCTGCTACACGCCCGAGCAGCTCGGCACGCTGCTGCGCCTGCCCGAGTTCAGCCCTCGCACGGTCACGGTGGACGCCCGGCGACGCCGCCAGATGTACCAGGCCAGCTTCCAGCGCGAGGCGGCGCAAAGCGAGTTCGACGGACCGGACGAGGAGTTTCTGCGCTCCCTGGGGCTGCGGATGCGGATCGGCCGGGCCACCGGCGACGAGCTGACCCGCGTCGAGGAGCTGACCCTGCGTACCAGCCAGATGAACGCCACCGGCGTCCACTACCCGGACAGCGTCCTGCGTGCCCTGCTTGACGACCCCGACCACGAGGTCCTCGTCGCGACGATGGCCGACCGCTTCGGCCCGCACGGCGCGGTCGGTGTCCTGCTGCTGGCCCGCCACACCTCCGTCTGGCACCTCAAGCTGCTGCTCACCTCGTGTCGCGTCCTGTCGTTCGGCGCCGGCGCGGCCATCGTCAACTGGCTCACCGACCAGGCTGCCCAGGCCGGCAAGCACCTGCTCGCCGACTTCCGCCCCACCGCCCGCAACCGCATGATGGAGATCGCGTACCGGTTCGCCGGCTACACCGACGACCCGTGCGACTGCCGGGCCGACCTCGCCCCGGCCGGCGAGAACGTGCAGCGCCTGCACCTGCTTCCGGTGCGGCAGCCCGCCCTGACGACCATGAGCCTCGACGCCGTCGATCTCGCCGGCGCGGCCGCCGTGCGGTGA
- a CDS encoding acyl-CoA dehydrogenase family protein — MPDQYLAEATALVDELVGDQAGAWDSAGALPEPVLRKLGAAGLLCAQVPARHGGRGLTSLANGELTAHAGSRDSSLRSVMTSQGMAAWAIQRLGSAPQRATWLPALARGERLAAVGFSEPGAGSDLSTMDTRIAPDGDGVRLDGVKVWMTAAAYADVLVVFGRYGDGGAAALVPVDAPGVRVEPVPEPMGCRAAGHATVHLDGVRLPATALLGGPGQPLSLPVTIALAYGRMSVAWGCVGILRACLAAAAGHAATRTQFGRPLAEHQLVARHLAELYTAEQAATRACEHASRCWDAGSPESVTATVLAKYTASTHAAAGAATAVQVLASAGSQDGHVVARAYRDAKLMEIIEGSSEICQLIIARHAVASAAAGA; from the coding sequence GTGCCTGACCAGTACCTGGCCGAGGCGACGGCACTCGTCGACGAGCTCGTCGGCGACCAGGCCGGAGCCTGGGACAGCGCCGGCGCGCTGCCCGAGCCGGTGCTGCGCAAGCTGGGCGCCGCCGGTCTGCTGTGCGCGCAGGTACCCGCCCGCCACGGCGGGCGCGGCCTGACCAGCCTCGCCAACGGCGAGCTGACCGCGCACGCCGGCAGCCGCGACAGCTCCCTGCGCAGCGTGATGACCTCTCAGGGGATGGCCGCGTGGGCGATCCAGCGGCTCGGCTCCGCGCCGCAGCGGGCAACCTGGCTGCCCGCGCTGGCCCGGGGCGAACGGCTCGCCGCGGTCGGCTTCAGCGAGCCGGGCGCCGGCAGCGACCTGTCCACGATGGACACCCGGATCGCGCCGGACGGGGACGGCGTCAGGCTCGACGGGGTGAAGGTCTGGATGACCGCGGCCGCGTACGCCGACGTCCTCGTCGTCTTCGGCCGGTACGGCGACGGCGGCGCCGCCGCGCTCGTGCCCGTGGACGCGCCCGGGGTACGCGTGGAGCCGGTGCCCGAGCCGATGGGCTGCCGCGCGGCCGGCCACGCCACCGTCCATCTGGACGGGGTCCGGCTGCCCGCCACGGCCCTGCTCGGCGGCCCGGGGCAGCCGCTGTCGCTGCCGGTCACGATCGCGCTCGCGTACGGCCGGATGTCGGTGGCCTGGGGCTGCGTGGGCATCCTGCGCGCCTGCCTCGCCGCGGCGGCCGGCCACGCCGCGACGCGTACCCAGTTCGGCCGGCCCCTCGCCGAGCACCAGCTCGTGGCCCGCCACCTGGCCGAGCTGTACACCGCCGAGCAGGCCGCCACCCGCGCCTGCGAGCACGCCAGCCGCTGCTGGGACGCCGGCTCCCCGGAGTCGGTGACCGCGACCGTGCTGGCCAAGTACACCGCCTCCACCCACGCCGCCGCCGGTGCCGCCACCGCGGTGCAGGTGCTGGCCTCGGCCGGCTCCCAGGACGGACACGTTGTCGCGCGGGCGTACCGGGACGCCAAGCTCATGGAGATCATCGAGGGCAGTTCCGAGATCTGCCAGCTCATCATCGCCCGACACGCCGTGGCGAGCGCCGCGGCGGGTGCCTAG
- a CDS encoding acyl carrier protein, with amino-acid sequence MTDTPSERPGADQIAAGVTAFLHERVKVTPDPEQDLFAAGLVSSMFAMELVVHLEREHDIVIAGPDLVLDNFRSVRRMTDLVLRLREEPVASGA; translated from the coding sequence GTGACCGACACACCGTCCGAGCGGCCGGGCGCGGACCAGATCGCAGCCGGGGTGACCGCGTTCCTGCACGAGCGCGTCAAGGTCACCCCGGATCCGGAGCAGGACCTGTTCGCCGCCGGGCTGGTCTCCTCGATGTTCGCCATGGAGCTGGTGGTCCATCTGGAACGGGAACACGACATCGTGATCGCCGGCCCCGACCTGGTGCTGGACAACTTCCGCTCGGTGCGCCGGATGACCGACCTGGTGCTGCGACTGCGCGAGGAACCGGTGGCCAGCGGTGCCTGA
- a CDS encoding O-methyltransferase, which translates to MASQVEASPDLLGYVRDVSLRDDDVLRELREVTAALPAGRAMQVMAEEGQLLALLVGLTGARTVLEVGTFTGYSTLCMARALPPDGQVITCDITDRWPAIGADYWRRAGVEERIRLRVGDATVTLPALEDELGAGGVDLTFIDADKRNYRAYYEAALTLTRPGGLIVLDNTLFFGRVVDPAAQDPDTVAIRELNAFLHGDERVEISLLVMADGITLARRRG; encoded by the coding sequence ATGGCGAGTCAGGTCGAAGCGTCACCGGATCTGCTCGGCTACGTGCGCGACGTCTCGCTCCGCGACGACGACGTGCTGCGGGAGCTGCGCGAGGTCACCGCGGCGCTGCCCGCCGGCCGCGCCATGCAGGTGATGGCCGAGGAGGGGCAGCTGCTCGCGCTGCTGGTCGGGCTGACCGGGGCGCGGACGGTGCTGGAGGTCGGGACGTTCACCGGGTACAGCACGCTGTGCATGGCCCGCGCGCTGCCCCCGGACGGCCAGGTGATCACCTGCGACATCACCGACCGGTGGCCCGCGATCGGCGCCGACTACTGGCGCCGGGCTGGCGTCGAGGAGCGGATCCGGCTGCGGGTCGGCGACGCCACCGTGACCCTCCCCGCGCTCGAAGACGAGCTGGGCGCCGGCGGGGTCGACCTCACCTTCATCGACGCGGACAAGCGCAACTACCGCGCCTACTACGAGGCGGCGCTCACGCTGACCCGTCCGGGTGGGCTGATCGTGCTGGACAACACCCTGTTCTTCGGCCGTGTCGTCGACCCCGCCGCGCAGGACCCCGACACGGTCGCCATCCGGGAGCTGAACGCGTTTCTCCACGGCGACGAGCGGGTGGAGATCTCCCTGCTGGTCATGGCCGACGGCATCACGCTGGCCCGCAGGCGCGGATGA
- a CDS encoding nuclear transport factor 2 family protein, with amino-acid sequence MIDEYARKKLALEHSRLLSAGDLDGLMRLYGDDVTFEDPVGAGTRTGREALRAHLAEAVAAGVRETAGEPVAGQDGRHALVPVTAVMDYAPRGPGYARRGWLAPPEEPDRQRLRCEYMLMIQTGPGGLIRSMRAYWGRSDITVLDAEAGDA; translated from the coding sequence GTGATCGACGAGTACGCCCGCAAGAAGCTGGCCCTGGAGCACTCCCGCCTACTCAGCGCGGGAGACCTCGACGGGCTGATGCGGCTCTACGGGGATGACGTCACGTTCGAGGACCCGGTCGGCGCGGGTACGCGTACCGGGCGGGAGGCGCTGCGGGCGCACCTGGCCGAGGCGGTGGCCGCCGGGGTCCGGGAGACCGCCGGCGAACCCGTGGCCGGGCAGGACGGCCGGCACGCGCTGGTACCGGTGACCGCCGTGATGGACTACGCGCCGCGTGGCCCTGGGTACGCCCGGCGGGGCTGGCTGGCGCCACCGGAAGAGCCGGACCGGCAGCGGCTGCGCTGCGAGTACATGCTCATGATCCAGACCGGACCGGGCGGGCTGATCAGGTCGATGCGCGCGTACTGGGGCCGGTCCGACATCACCGTGCTGGACGCGGAGGCCGGCGATGCCTGA
- a CDS encoding 3-hydroxyacyl-CoA dehydrogenase family protein, with the protein MNERETARRVAVFGGGVMGVGIGTLLVGHGVPVTLIEVDRERAARARTGIAGQLRHAQLMGVLPPDRPAGDLATGVSVTDAAGSTVVIEAVTEDSGLKAKLLAEVAAVVAAGTPLVTNTSSIPVDELAGALPDPTSLVGTHFMNPAYLIKAVEVIRGSRTGEPAMAAVTALLTSIGRAPTVVRDAPGFVTSRLLHPMINDAVRVVQEGTAGVEDVDALMRGCLGHPTGPLRTADLIGLDNLADSLRVLYERTADPGCQPAELLLRKVRDGHLGRKSGRGFYDDYGRALP; encoded by the coding sequence ATGAACGAGCGGGAGACGGCCCGCCGGGTCGCGGTGTTCGGCGGCGGCGTGATGGGCGTGGGCATCGGCACGCTGCTGGTCGGGCACGGTGTCCCGGTCACGCTGATCGAGGTGGACCGGGAGCGGGCCGCCCGGGCGCGCACCGGCATCGCCGGGCAGCTCAGGCACGCCCAGCTCATGGGCGTACTGCCGCCGGACCGGCCCGCCGGGGATCTGGCCACCGGCGTCTCGGTCACCGACGCGGCGGGCAGCACGGTCGTGATCGAGGCGGTCACCGAGGACAGCGGGCTGAAGGCAAAGCTCCTCGCCGAGGTGGCCGCGGTGGTCGCCGCCGGCACCCCGCTGGTCACCAACACCTCGTCGATCCCGGTGGACGAGCTGGCCGGCGCGCTGCCCGACCCCACGTCCCTCGTCGGCACCCACTTCATGAACCCCGCCTACCTCATCAAGGCGGTCGAGGTGATCCGCGGGTCGCGGACCGGCGAGCCGGCGATGGCTGCGGTGACCGCGCTGCTCACCTCGATCGGCCGGGCACCGACCGTCGTCCGCGACGCGCCCGGCTTCGTCACCAGCCGCCTGCTGCACCCGATGATCAACGACGCGGTACGCGTGGTGCAGGAAGGTACCGCCGGCGTCGAGGACGTGGACGCGTTGATGCGCGGATGCCTGGGCCACCCCACCGGCCCGCTGCGCACCGCCGACCTGATCGGGCTGGACAACCTCGCCGACTCGCTGCGGGTGCTGTACGAGCGCACCGCCGACCCCGGCTGCCAGCCCGCCGAGCTGCTGCTGCGCAAAGTGCGCGACGGCCACCTCGGCCGCAAGTCCGGCCGGGGCTTCTACGACGACTACGGGAGGGCTTTGCCGTGA
- a CDS encoding NAD(P)/FAD-dependent oxidoreductase yields the protein MSRPAHAIVLGGGWAGMLAAHALSRHLDTVTVVERDTLPDGPEHRKGLPQARHCHLLWSGGARIVEELLPGALDRLDAAGARRIGVHKDLVTLTAHGWQHRFEAAQYAVMVSRPMLDFVIREQIMALGRVLLRQGVEAVRLLGDARRITGAEVRTVHDGTTEELTADLVVDATGRGSRLRHWLAALDVPPIDEDIVDVGIGYVTRIFQAPEGASTGFPALNVLGDYRVREPGCNGAVYPIEDGRWIVTLSGTRGATLPATDADFLPFARSLRDPLVADVLERAEPLTGVFTSRIGINRRLYPERLEAWPDGLLAFGDSLAAFNPIYGHGLSASARGAAVLDGHLRRGEWRIRDVQRAVSTAVDDAWIMATSRDICYVNCRNLARDPRLTGGALSRQRFTEALAVKAIRAPRVSEVVTDVTSLAVPQAELGTSRFLTLMQQDPLLPELTGPPLDRDELALVNLVPRGAVAAAPRL from the coding sequence ATGAGCAGACCCGCACACGCGATCGTGCTGGGCGGCGGCTGGGCCGGGATGCTGGCGGCCCACGCGCTGTCCCGGCACCTGGACACCGTCACCGTCGTGGAACGGGACACGCTGCCGGACGGGCCGGAACACCGCAAGGGCCTGCCCCAGGCCCGGCACTGCCACCTGCTGTGGTCCGGCGGTGCCCGGATCGTCGAGGAGCTGCTGCCCGGCGCGTTGGACCGGCTCGACGCCGCCGGCGCCCGCCGCATCGGTGTGCACAAGGACCTCGTCACGCTCACCGCGCACGGCTGGCAGCACCGGTTCGAGGCGGCCCAGTACGCGGTGATGGTCAGCCGGCCGATGCTCGACTTCGTCATCCGCGAGCAGATCATGGCGCTCGGCCGGGTCCTGCTGCGGCAGGGCGTCGAGGCGGTACGGCTGCTCGGCGACGCCCGCCGGATCACCGGCGCCGAGGTCCGCACGGTGCACGACGGCACCACCGAGGAGCTGACCGCCGACCTCGTCGTCGACGCCACCGGGCGCGGCTCGCGGCTGCGGCACTGGCTCGCCGCGCTCGACGTACCGCCGATCGACGAGGACATCGTGGACGTCGGCATCGGCTACGTCACGAGGATTTTCCAGGCCCCCGAGGGTGCGAGCACCGGCTTTCCCGCGCTGAACGTGCTCGGCGACTACCGGGTACGAGAGCCCGGCTGCAACGGGGCCGTGTACCCGATCGAGGACGGCCGCTGGATCGTGACCCTCTCCGGCACCCGCGGCGCCACGCTGCCCGCCACCGACGCGGACTTCCTGCCGTTCGCCCGTTCCCTGCGCGACCCGCTGGTGGCCGACGTGCTGGAGCGGGCCGAGCCGCTGACCGGCGTGTTCACCTCGCGCATCGGCATCAACCGGCGGCTGTACCCGGAACGGTTGGAGGCGTGGCCGGACGGGTTGCTGGCGTTCGGCGACTCGCTGGCCGCGTTCAACCCGATCTACGGGCACGGGCTGAGCGCCTCCGCGCGCGGCGCCGCCGTGCTCGACGGCCACCTGCGCCGGGGCGAGTGGCGCATCCGGGACGTACAGCGCGCGGTCAGCACCGCGGTGGACGACGCCTGGATCATGGCGACCTCCCGGGACATCTGCTATGTCAACTGCCGCAACCTCGCCAGGGACCCCCGCCTCACCGGTGGCGCACTGTCCCGCCAGCGGTTCACCGAGGCGCTGGCGGTCAAGGCGATCCGAGCACCCCGGGTGTCCGAAGTGGTCACCGACGTGACCAGCCTCGCGGTGCCGCAGGCGGAGCTCGGCACCTCCCGCTTCCTGACGTTGATGCAACAGGACCCGCTGCTGCCGGAGCTGACCGGCCCGCCGCTGGACCGCGACGAGCTCGCCTTGGTGAACCTTGTCCCGCGCGGCGCCGTCGCCGCCGCACCGCGTCTGTGA